A single region of the Streptomyces caelestis genome encodes:
- a CDS encoding class I SAM-dependent methyltransferase, with translation MTNAQVTDTYPGELADVPGWFPPLDQMLFTWFLERQQKQGMRGDLLELGVYMGKSAILLGHHLQDGEKFTVCDLFEGDAPDGANQAEASKSYASLTQQAFERNYLSFHDTLPTVIAAPSSVVSEKVAPGSCRFVHVDASHLYEHVYGDIGAARDILMPEGIVVLDDFRSEHTPGVSVAAWEAVLNRGLRPVCLSTQKLYGTWGDPEPVQEELLDMLRQRTDVGLSVQEAAGHRLVRARSRGMKPPPFPPSRHYVAPVPPSAPAAPVTESRAARPARPAPSRARRLAKDLLPPVVTRAVRRARAKRS, from the coding sequence ATGACCAACGCACAAGTCACCGACACGTACCCCGGCGAACTCGCCGACGTCCCGGGCTGGTTCCCGCCCCTGGACCAGATGCTGTTCACCTGGTTCCTGGAGCGGCAGCAGAAGCAGGGGATGCGCGGAGACCTGCTGGAGCTCGGCGTCTACATGGGCAAGAGCGCGATCCTCCTCGGCCACCACCTCCAGGACGGCGAGAAGTTCACCGTCTGCGACCTGTTCGAGGGCGACGCCCCCGACGGGGCCAACCAGGCGGAGGCGTCGAAGTCGTACGCCTCGCTCACCCAGCAGGCCTTCGAGCGGAACTACCTCTCCTTCCACGACACCCTGCCGACGGTGATCGCGGCCCCCAGCTCGGTGGTGTCCGAGAAGGTGGCCCCGGGCAGCTGCCGCTTCGTCCACGTCGACGCCTCGCACCTGTACGAGCACGTGTACGGCGACATCGGCGCCGCCCGCGACATCCTGATGCCCGAGGGCATCGTGGTCCTCGACGACTTCCGTTCCGAGCACACGCCGGGCGTCTCGGTCGCCGCCTGGGAGGCCGTGCTCAACCGGGGTCTGCGCCCGGTCTGCCTCAGCACGCAGAAGCTGTACGGCACCTGGGGCGATCCGGAGCCGGTCCAGGAGGAGTTGCTCGACATGCTGCGGCAGCGCACGGACGTCGGGCTGAGCGTGCAGGAGGCGGCCGGGCACCGGCTGGTCCGCGCCCGGTCCAGGGGCATGAAGCCGCCGCCCTTCCCGCCCTCCCGGCACTACGTGGCGCCGGTCCCGCCCAGCGCCCCTGCCGCCCCTGTCACCGAGTCCCGCGCGGCGCGCCCGGCCCGGCCCGCCCCGTCCCGGGCCCGCCGGCTCGCCAAGGACCTGCTGCCCCCCGTCGTCACCCGGGCCGTACGGCGGGCGCGCGCGAAGCGGTCCTGA
- a CDS encoding acyltransferase family protein, whose amino-acid sequence MTETVVSTPKPRPEVTVLVEPPGATTVPPRRKNSGGRLRALDGLRLVAALMVAAYHYGGRDGEVSQAWGSSPKEQFPTLHEYFAYGCLGVQVFFVISGFVICMSGWGRPLKSFFASRASRLLPAYWVAVVLVTAVFALPMVAYHAVSPSDALVNLTMLQMPLGVDRVLGVCWTLWAEVRFYALFALCVVLPGANRRRVIMFCAGWMLAAVIAANAHTPLLDIVVMPEYAPFFIGGVGLYLVHLDRRDAYGWGIVAVSWLIGQHFAVQGLWHAPDAGGFSYRSSLGIVLVVTFGFVAVAAIALGWLRWANWRWLTVAGALTYPFYLVHEHLGWVVIHALHRGLDLPSAATFALTVASMLLLAWLLNQYVEAPLTPRLRALLAKAR is encoded by the coding sequence GTGACCGAGACGGTCGTCAGCACCCCCAAGCCCCGGCCCGAAGTCACCGTGCTGGTCGAACCACCGGGCGCCACGACCGTCCCACCGCGCCGGAAGAACTCCGGCGGCCGGCTGCGCGCCCTGGACGGACTGCGGCTGGTGGCCGCGCTGATGGTGGCGGCGTACCACTACGGCGGGCGCGACGGTGAGGTCTCCCAGGCCTGGGGCAGCTCGCCCAAGGAGCAGTTCCCGACCCTGCACGAGTACTTCGCCTACGGCTGCCTCGGCGTCCAGGTCTTCTTCGTGATCAGCGGGTTCGTGATCTGCATGAGCGGCTGGGGCCGGCCGCTGAAGTCGTTCTTCGCCTCCCGCGCCTCCCGGCTGCTGCCGGCCTACTGGGTGGCGGTCGTGCTGGTGACGGCGGTGTTCGCGCTGCCCATGGTGGCCTACCACGCGGTCTCACCGAGCGACGCGCTGGTGAACCTGACCATGCTTCAGATGCCGCTCGGTGTGGACCGGGTGCTCGGGGTGTGCTGGACGCTGTGGGCGGAGGTCCGCTTCTACGCGCTGTTCGCGCTGTGCGTCGTGCTCCCCGGGGCGAACCGCCGCCGGGTGATCATGTTCTGCGCCGGCTGGATGCTGGCGGCCGTGATCGCGGCGAACGCGCACACGCCGCTGCTCGACATCGTCGTGATGCCGGAGTACGCCCCCTTCTTCATCGGCGGCGTCGGCCTCTACCTCGTCCACCTGGACCGGCGGGACGCCTACGGGTGGGGCATCGTCGCCGTGAGCTGGCTGATCGGTCAGCACTTCGCGGTGCAGGGGCTGTGGCACGCCCCCGACGCGGGCGGCTTCTCGTACCGCTCCTCGCTCGGCATCGTCCTCGTCGTGACCTTCGGCTTCGTCGCGGTCGCGGCGATCGCGCTGGGCTGGCTGCGCTGGGCGAACTGGCGCTGGCTGACGGTGGCGGGGGCGCTGACGTATCCGTTCTACCTCGTCCACGAGCACCTCGGCTGGGTGGTGATCCACGCCCTGCACCGCGGCCTGGATCTGCCGTCGGCGGCGACATTCGCCCTGACCGTGGCCTCAATGCTGCTGCTGGCGTGGCTGCTGAACCAGTATGTGGAGGCGCCGCTGACGCCACGACTGCGGGCCCTGCTGGCCAAGGCCCGCTGA
- a CDS encoding alpha-2,8-polysialyltransferase family protein, which yields MPGTTQIFCASTLYGVATLAAAIDSDLFEEPDRRVLLVFNNSATPETTPALDEMPGFAPLREHFDDVLSWNDAIRPFHPGAWTPRSDDIPLFERYLRMLWGLGDDRVSLVLESIQVAPALTVAQLFTDAPIDVYADGLMSYGPTRNKLDPLVGTRVRRLLHLDLVPGLTPMLLTEFEVPARLVPSPAFLKVLGEVTATVPELPDLPGDAALLLGQYLSALNILSPEEEEDLHVRMMRGAVARGHRAVVFKPHPTAPARYSRALETEAEKLGVDLTVLDTPVLAEVLFDRARPALVVGCFSTALFTASVFYELPVARLGTELLLERLTPYQNSNRIPTTLADALLPDLDGGKGDGLLPAELLSDLVTAVGFTMQPQIYPDLRPQAEQFLSRHLGPRTRRYFKKRRLTSLGLPGGIPQRLAFLPRNSTARRVVRRARALRKAVRR from the coding sequence ATGCCCGGGACCACACAGATCTTCTGCGCCTCGACGCTGTACGGCGTCGCCACCCTGGCCGCCGCGATCGACTCCGACCTCTTCGAGGAGCCGGACCGCCGGGTGCTGCTGGTGTTCAACAACTCCGCGACCCCGGAGACCACTCCGGCCCTCGACGAGATGCCGGGCTTCGCGCCGCTGCGCGAGCACTTCGACGACGTGCTGTCCTGGAACGACGCCATCCGCCCGTTCCACCCCGGTGCCTGGACGCCGCGCTCCGACGACATCCCGCTCTTCGAGCGCTATCTGCGGATGCTGTGGGGCCTCGGCGACGACCGGGTGAGCCTGGTGCTGGAGTCCATCCAGGTCGCGCCCGCGCTCACGGTGGCGCAGCTGTTCACCGACGCCCCCATCGACGTCTACGCCGACGGGCTGATGAGCTACGGCCCCACGCGCAACAAGCTCGACCCGCTGGTCGGCACGCGCGTGCGGCGGCTGCTGCACCTCGATCTGGTGCCGGGGCTCACGCCGATGCTGCTGACCGAGTTCGAGGTGCCGGCGCGGCTGGTGCCGTCACCCGCGTTCCTCAAGGTGCTGGGCGAGGTCACCGCGACCGTGCCCGAGCTGCCCGACCTGCCGGGCGACGCGGCGCTGCTGCTCGGCCAGTACCTGTCGGCGCTGAACATCCTCTCCCCCGAGGAGGAAGAGGACCTGCACGTGCGGATGATGCGGGGCGCGGTCGCCCGCGGTCACCGCGCGGTCGTCTTCAAACCGCACCCGACCGCACCGGCCCGCTACAGCCGCGCCCTGGAGACCGAGGCCGAGAAGCTCGGCGTGGACCTCACCGTGCTGGACACGCCCGTGCTCGCCGAGGTGCTGTTCGACCGGGCCCGGCCCGCGCTGGTCGTCGGCTGCTTCTCCACCGCGCTGTTCACGGCCTCGGTGTTCTACGAGCTGCCGGTGGCGCGCCTCGGCACCGAGCTGCTGCTGGAGCGGCTGACGCCGTACCAGAACAGCAACCGGATCCCCACCACCCTGGCGGACGCGCTGCTGCCCGACCTGGACGGCGGCAAGGGCGACGGCCTGCTGCCGGCCGAGCTGCTGTCCGACCTGGTGACCGCCGTCGGGTTCACCATGCAGCCGCAGATCTATCCGGACCTGCGCCCGCAGGCGGAACAGTTCCTCTCCCGCCATCTCGGTCCGCGCACCCGGCGCTACTTCAAGAAGCGCCGTCTCACCTCGCTCGGACTGCCCGGCGGCATTCCGCAGCGGCTGGCGTTCCTGCCCCGCAACTCCACGGCACGCCGGGTGGTCCGGCGGGCGCGGGCGCTGCGCAAGGCGGTGCGCCGCTGA
- a CDS encoding glycosyltransferase family 2 protein yields MPKLSVIVPFYNVQQYAPDTLRSLRLNADRDFEFILVDDHSKDETPAILERAAEDLSDVAQVRYIRHEKNGGLATARNTGLDAAQGEYLTFLDGDDWLAPGYLAELVSALDELGCDFIRTDHVQATARARSVSRVPVGRRWEAFSPREAILPSHRSTSVDYAYAWAGAYHRRLLDRGVLHFTDGLRTAEDRPWIWKLHREAESFAVVSLLGVFYRRGVASSLTQIGDVRQLDFIRAFDQVIEETAADREADRLLPKAVRTYCAIIAHHLSNEDRFEPAVARQLRSMSAAAIKRMPQDALGDALEAMDMDRSSKLRRLRRRVTPAGAAA; encoded by the coding sequence GTGCCTAAGCTTTCCGTGATCGTGCCGTTCTACAACGTGCAGCAATACGCCCCGGACACCCTCAGAAGCCTTCGGTTGAACGCCGACCGCGATTTCGAGTTCATCCTGGTCGACGACCATTCGAAGGACGAAACGCCGGCCATTCTCGAACGGGCGGCCGAGGACCTTTCGGATGTCGCGCAGGTGCGTTACATCCGACACGAGAAGAACGGGGGGCTCGCCACCGCCCGCAACACCGGCCTGGACGCCGCGCAGGGCGAGTACCTGACGTTCCTGGACGGCGACGACTGGCTGGCCCCCGGCTATCTCGCCGAACTGGTTTCCGCCCTGGACGAGTTGGGCTGCGACTTCATCCGCACCGACCATGTGCAGGCCACCGCGCGGGCCCGTTCCGTGTCCCGGGTGCCGGTCGGCCGGCGCTGGGAGGCGTTCAGCCCGCGGGAGGCGATCCTCCCTTCCCACCGCTCGACCTCGGTGGACTACGCCTACGCCTGGGCCGGCGCCTACCACCGCCGCCTCCTCGACAGGGGCGTGCTCCACTTCACCGACGGGCTGCGCACGGCCGAGGACCGGCCGTGGATATGGAAGCTGCACCGCGAGGCGGAGTCGTTCGCCGTGGTGAGCCTGCTGGGTGTGTTCTACCGGCGCGGGGTGGCCTCGTCCCTGACGCAGATCGGCGATGTCCGCCAGCTCGACTTCATCCGCGCCTTCGACCAGGTGATCGAAGAGACGGCCGCCGACCGTGAGGCCGACCGGCTGCTGCCGAAGGCGGTACGGACGTACTGCGCGATCATCGCGCACCACCTTTCCAACGAAGACAGGTTCGAACCGGCCGTGGCGAGGCAGCTGCGGTCGATGAGCGCGGCGGCCATCAAGCGGATGCCGCAGGACGCGCTCGGTGACGCACTGGAGGCCATGGACATGGACCGCTCGTCCAAGCTGCGGCGGCTGCGGCGCAGGGTCACGCCGGCGGGAGCGGCCGCCTGA
- a CDS encoding DUF6716 putative glycosyltransferase, with product MPASTPNRPRIAVLADSDTRWKWGALTAHRIAPGQSMETGPREGAQVGPALDGFLLRGRATPTPRQLAEVGVRADSLREVTAVEFLRTMAEESYDILVLSLVGGGVQAMLHGLGRVWENRTSRPVVVTGYVGVVYEKLADGLLLRHGADLVLANSRQDADRFRAVYEGVGADASSVTEVALPFLGGDAYEGEHDPYTVVFAAQPSVPESRKDRTYLLNRLVQHARRHPEREVLLKLRSKPGEHTTHIEELPYQKLAQRLDPPANFRLVYGNMGEVLDRTDLLVTVSSTAALESLHRRIPTVVLTDLGIRESLGNHHFVGSGCLASWDQLDAGHRPAPDEEWVARQGVVADGSYESAFDAARERIAKLLDRPGGLPPLAPYYTPVTAPGYLPGILARHHLGPDGTPLPGAPAADKEPGPVRQVVRRAARGAYRHGVQRVAPVIRRMGEL from the coding sequence GTGCCAGCAAGTACACCGAACCGCCCGCGAATCGCCGTCCTCGCGGACTCCGACACCCGCTGGAAATGGGGTGCGCTCACCGCGCACCGCATCGCCCCGGGACAGTCCATGGAAACCGGCCCGCGCGAAGGCGCGCAAGTCGGTCCCGCCCTCGACGGATTCCTGCTGCGCGGCCGGGCCACGCCCACGCCGCGCCAGCTGGCGGAAGTAGGCGTGCGCGCCGACTCGCTGCGGGAGGTCACCGCCGTCGAGTTCCTGCGCACCATGGCCGAGGAGTCCTACGACATCCTCGTCCTCTCCCTCGTCGGCGGCGGTGTGCAGGCGATGCTGCACGGCCTGGGGCGCGTCTGGGAGAACCGGACGTCACGGCCCGTCGTCGTCACCGGCTACGTCGGTGTCGTCTACGAGAAGCTCGCCGACGGCCTGCTGCTGCGGCACGGCGCGGACCTCGTCCTCGCCAACTCCCGCCAGGACGCGGACCGTTTCCGGGCCGTCTACGAAGGGGTGGGCGCCGACGCCTCGTCGGTGACCGAGGTGGCCCTGCCGTTCCTCGGCGGTGACGCCTATGAAGGTGAACACGACCCCTACACGGTCGTCTTCGCCGCCCAGCCCTCCGTGCCGGAGAGCCGCAAGGACCGTACGTACCTGCTGAACCGGCTGGTCCAGCACGCCCGCAGGCACCCCGAGCGCGAGGTGCTGCTGAAGCTGCGGTCCAAGCCGGGCGAACACACCACCCACATCGAGGAGCTGCCGTACCAGAAGCTGGCACAGCGGCTCGATCCGCCCGCCAACTTCCGCCTGGTGTACGGGAACATGGGCGAGGTCCTCGACCGCACCGACCTGCTCGTGACGGTCAGCTCCACGGCCGCCCTGGAGTCGCTGCACCGCCGCATCCCGACCGTCGTGCTGACCGACCTCGGCATCCGCGAGTCGCTCGGCAACCACCACTTCGTGGGCTCCGGCTGCCTCGCCTCCTGGGACCAGCTCGACGCCGGGCACCGGCCGGCGCCCGACGAGGAGTGGGTGGCCCGGCAGGGCGTCGTGGCCGACGGCTCCTACGAGTCCGCCTTCGACGCGGCGCGCGAACGCATCGCCAAGCTGCTCGACCGGCCCGGCGGCCTGCCGCCGCTGGCCCCGTACTACACACCCGTCACCGCGCCCGGCTATCTGCCCGGGATCCTCGCCCGCCACCACCTCGGCCCGGACGGCACCCCGCTGCCCGGCGCGCCGGCCGCCGACAAGGAGCCCGGACCGGTCCGGCAGGTCGTGCGCCGGGCGGCGCGCGGCGCCTACCGGCACGGCGTGCAGCGCGTGGCGCCCGTCATCCGGCGGATGGGGGAGCTGTGA
- a CDS encoding N-acylneuraminate cytidylyltransferase — MSHPEAGRGASVRRVLAVIPARGGSKGVPAKNLLPVGGVPLVARAVRECRAARLVTDVVVSTDDQAIAAAARQAGAEVVLRPAAIAGDTATSEAAVLHAMDAHEALHGSVVDVVLLVQCTSPFITREDVDGVAAAIVENGADTALTVAPFHGFVWRDAEDEVAAGTVAEADAATGGGYGVNHDKSFRPRRQDRPQDLLETGAAYAMEAAGFRKHEHRFFGRTELVRTDAARVLEVDDPHDLARARALAPLFDADRPGALPTADDIDAVVLDFDGTQTDDRVLVDSDGREFVSVHRGDGLGIAALRRSGLKMLILSTEQNPVVAARARKLKLPVLHGIDRKDLALKQWCEEQGIAPERVLYVGNDVNDLPCFALVGWPVAVASAHDVVRGAARAVTTVPGGDGAIREIASWILGPSLDSLTK; from the coding sequence ATGTCCCACCCGGAAGCGGGCCGAGGCGCCTCGGTGCGCCGCGTGCTCGCGGTGATCCCCGCGCGCGGCGGCTCCAAGGGCGTCCCCGCGAAGAACCTCCTCCCCGTCGGCGGTGTCCCGCTGGTGGCGCGGGCGGTGCGCGAGTGCCGCGCCGCCCGGCTCGTCACGGACGTCGTGGTCTCCACCGACGACCAGGCCATCGCGGCCGCCGCCCGTCAGGCCGGCGCCGAGGTCGTCCTGCGGCCCGCCGCCATCGCCGGCGACACGGCCACCTCCGAGGCCGCCGTCCTGCACGCCATGGACGCGCACGAGGCCCTGCACGGCTCGGTGGTGGACGTCGTACTGCTGGTGCAGTGCACCAGCCCGTTCATCACCCGCGAGGACGTGGACGGCGTCGCTGCCGCCATCGTCGAGAACGGCGCCGACACGGCCCTCACCGTGGCCCCGTTCCACGGCTTCGTCTGGCGCGACGCCGAGGACGAGGTCGCCGCCGGCACCGTCGCGGAGGCCGACGCGGCCACGGGCGGCGGCTACGGCGTCAACCACGACAAGTCCTTCCGCCCCCGCCGCCAGGACCGCCCCCAGGACCTGCTGGAGACCGGCGCCGCCTACGCGATGGAGGCGGCCGGCTTCCGCAAGCACGAGCACCGCTTCTTCGGCCGGACCGAACTGGTCCGCACCGACGCCGCGCGCGTGCTGGAGGTCGACGACCCGCACGACCTCGCCCGCGCCCGGGCCCTCGCGCCGCTCTTCGACGCGGACCGGCCCGGCGCGCTCCCGACCGCCGACGACATCGACGCGGTCGTCCTCGACTTCGACGGCACCCAGACCGACGACCGGGTGCTGGTCGACTCCGACGGACGGGAGTTCGTCTCCGTGCACCGCGGGGACGGACTCGGCATCGCGGCCCTCCGCAGGAGCGGCCTGAAGATGCTGATCCTGTCCACGGAACAGAACCCTGTGGTCGCCGCCCGGGCCCGGAAGCTCAAGCTCCCGGTGCTGCACGGCATCGACCGCAAGGACCTCGCGCTGAAGCAGTGGTGCGAGGAGCAGGGCATCGCGCCGGAGCGCGTGCTCTACGTCGGCAACGACGTCAATGACCTCCCGTGCTTCGCCCTCGTGGGCTGGCCCGTGGCGGTCGCGAGCGCCCACGACGTCGTGCGCGGCGCCGCACGCGCGGTCACCACCGTCCCCGGTGGCGACGGCGCGATCCGAGAGATCGCCAGCTGGATCCTCGGCCCCTCTCTCGATTCCCTCACCAAGTAA